One Panicum virgatum strain AP13 chromosome 9K, P.virgatum_v5, whole genome shotgun sequence genomic region harbors:
- the LOC120647330 gene encoding uncharacterized protein LOC120647330, with amino-acid sequence MRGCRAQSMAGSSLTIAGSGKAAEPRRGTSLREAVRALKPPGPAAERPPRTQPEILRSTHAGAPASCPFRVAYLEIDFGELHQTKALRRVAPVAAQIMINEQIIISRHHRLAGSYNGIIRNNMSSLKHIIETSVNIRR; translated from the exons ATGCGAGGCTGCCGGGCGCAATCGATGGCAGGCTCCTCACTGACCATCGCCGGCAGCGGGAAGGCTGCGGAGCCGCGGAGGGGCACGTCACTGCGTGAAGCCGTCCGGGCCCTCAAGCCtcccgggccggcggcggaaaGGCCACCACGGACGCAGCCTGAAATTCTGAGGTCAACCCACGCCGGAGCTCCTGCCTCATGTCCTTTCCGTGTTGCCTACCTAGAGATCGACTTCGGCGAGTTGCATCAAACAAAAGCACTTCGGCGAGTTGCCCCTGTTGCCGCCCAG ATCATGATTAATGAGCAAATCATCATATCTCGACATCACAGGCTAGCAG GTAGCTACAATGGAATAATAAGGAATAACATGAGTTCTTTGAAGCATATTATAGAGACATCTGTCAACATAAGAAGATGA